The Chiroxiphia lanceolata isolate bChiLan1 chromosome 4, bChiLan1.pri, whole genome shotgun sequence genome contains a region encoding:
- the BBS12 gene encoding Bardet-Biedl syndrome 12 protein, which translates to MAFRDVNARRHIGLQQLSSLASTGRAFLGPMKSHKFIVDETTNQSTLICSSVRLIESLDLTSAAGQLLNETIQAQNKEFKTGMSTLLFLVGAWSSAVMECLQQNVPVSAIVSVMSEGLNSCCERVQCLQISIHDVKKELCSSRVRPNAFECKACQVGCDSLLNPQDLLYFQKCISEPEVISISCCSHQGDDCHFNKGLVSPLVGFGSAASLVKPAGDRSSSVIPGSGVIASSCIKRKLTHSRHFSTLGKSHFSGQQGNFQEYLLKPSADPCECSDLGHLAMALSHGNQAGVKLLQSIVEYQQERAECRGSSQLNITEIVTCSLLGLPESYSCVSQGFVTLVSPEQAKVIKHFKDKSLRILLVDGDLTEQYRHLGFNRPHNVRTILEHPNLEGGRAGDTWLSRMLDVLVSFEVNLVLVKGSVCKNLLDRCTASRILVIGPVPRDVLCAFGEVSGAQPVTYLSQLNPSCAGNGAQAELWEASDGRAMDLGELVPVRINVRGIPLLTAVLTTAVASKVQLLEDQFWTSVYRLHHALKDGKVFPGGGAVELLCLSHIQVLTEQPVRPAKAGEEFPSPWLAAPVAEYKSLVLQALASGWKRYLSVVMCNMAKAPSELEACALVDHHLKKAVDCGSPSAYVLELFRRGDVLGGGSGPFADHSEGLKVYDNVAAKTEAWRRALDLVLLVLQTDAEIITGPKRNELLNSPVSSEFMFL; encoded by the coding sequence ATGGCTTTCAGGGATGTGAATGCAAGGAGACATATTGGACTCCAGCAACTCTCATCCTTGGCATCGACTGGAAGAGCATTTCTGGGGCCAATGAAATCTCATAAATTCATTGTGGATGAAACCACCAACCAAAGCACATTGATTTGTTCTTCTGTTAGACTGATTGAAAGTTTGGATTTGACTAGTGCTGCTGGACAGCTTCTTAATGAAACCATTCAGGCACAGAACAAGGAGTTTAAGACTGGGATGAGTACCCTGTTGTTCCTCGTTGGTGCGTGGAGCAGTGCCGTGATGGAGTGCCTCCAGCAGAATGTTCCTGTTTCAGCAATAGTGTCTGTGATGTCTGAGGGGTTGAACTCTTGCTGTGAGAGAGTCCAGTGTCTCCAAATATCAATACATGATGTAAAGAAAGAGCTGTGTTCTAGCAGAGTTAGGCCCAACGCTTTTGAATGCAAAGCTTGCCAAGTTGGATGTGACAGTCTTCTAAATCCTCAggatttgctgtattttcagaagtgtATTTCTGAACCAGAAGTAATTTCAATAAGTTGTTGTTCCCATCAAGGAGATGATTGTCATTTTAACAAGGGCCTGGTTTCACCCTTGGTTGGCTTTGGTTCAGCAGCTTCTCTTGTCAAACCAGCGGGTGACAGAAGTTCATCTGTGATTCCTGGAAGTGGTGTTATTGCATCCAGCTGTATCAAACGGAAGTTAACCCACAGCAGACACTTCAGCACTTTaggaaaaagccatttttcaGGTCAACAAGGTAATTTTCAGGAATACCTTTTGAAACCATCAGCAGATCCATGTGAATGCTCTGATTTAGGACACCTGGCAATGGCTCTGAGTCATGGAAATCAGGCTGGTGTGAAACTGCTCCAGAGCATTGTTGAGTATCAGCAAGAGAGAGCAGAGTGCAGGGGCTCTTCCCAGCTTAATATCACAGAGATTGTGACGTGCTCTTTGCTGGGCCTGCCTGAAAGCTATTCCTGTGTCTCCCAGGGCTTTGTCACATTAGTGTCACCAGAACAAGCCAAAGTCATCAAACACTTTAAAGACAAATCCCTCCGGATCCTGCTGGTGGATGGTGACCTAACGGAGCAGTATCGTCACTTAGGTTTTAACAGACCACATAACGTGAGGACCATATTGGAGCATCCTAACCtagagggaggcagagcaggagacacATGGCTAAGCAGAATGTTAGATGTTCTTGTGAGCTTTGAAGTAAACCTAGTTTTGGTCAAAGGAAGTGTGTGCAAAAACTTACTGGACAGATGCACCGCAAGCAGGATACTGGTAATCGGTCCTGTGCCTCGGGATGTGTTGTGTGCCTTTGGGGAGGTCAGTGGTGCCCAGCCAGTGACATACCTGAGCCAGCTGAACCCTTCTTGTGCTGGGAATGGGGCCCAGGCGGAGCTGTGGGAGGCCAGTGATGGGCGTGCGATGGATCTGGGTGAGCTTGTGCCAGTCCGGATCAATGTGCGAGGCATCCCCCTGCTCACGGCCGTGCTCACCACTGCTGTGGCTTCCAAGGTGCAGCTCCTTGAGGACCAGTTCTGGACTTCAGTGTATCGACTCCACCATGCTTTAAAAGATGGGAAGGTTTTTCCTGGGGGTGGTGCAGTGGAGCTCTTGTGCCTCAGCCACATCCAGGTGCtcacagagcagcctgtgcGACCAGCAAAGGCTGGGGAAGAGTTTCCCAGTCCTTGGCTGGCAGCACCTGTGGCAGAGTATAAATCCCTTGTGCTCCAAGCACTAGCAAGTGGCTGGAAGAGGTACCTTTCTGTGGTCATGTGTAACATGGCAAAGGCTCCGTCGGAGTTGGAAGCGTGTGCATTAGTGGATCATCACCTCAAGAAAGCAGTGGATTGTGGCTCTCCCTCAGCATATGTATTGGAATTGTTTAGAAGAGGTGATGTGCTTGGGGGTGGCTCTGGTCCCTTTGCTGACCACAGCGAGGGTTTAAAGGTTTATGATAACGTTGCAGCCAAGACAGAGGCATGGAGGAGAGCCCTGGActtggtgctgctggtgcttcAGACTGATGCCGAAATAATCACAGGCCCAAAAAGGAATGAGCTGTTGAACTCGCCTGTGTCAAGTGAATTTATGTTCTTATAG
- the LOC116786213 gene encoding caltractin yields the protein MVPAWMASNYRKPGLATAQRKKSGLKPELTEEQKQEIREAFDLFDTDGSGSIDIKELKVAMRALGFEPKKEEIKKMIADIDKEGSGTIDFEDFLAMMTQKMSEKDSQEEILKAFRLFDDDGTGKISFKNLKRVAKELGENLTDEELQEMIDEADRDGDGEVSEQEFLRIMKKTSLY from the exons ATGGTTCCCGCCTGGATG GCATCCAACTATAGAAAACCTGGCTTAGCTACAGCCCAGCGGAAGAAAAGTGGCTTGAAGCCTGAACTTACAGAAGAGCAAAAGCAGGAGATCCGAGAAGCTTTTGATTTGTTTGACACCGATGGATCTGGGAGCATCGACATCAAAGAACTGAAg GTTGCAATGAGGGCTTTGGGCTTTGAACCaaagaaggaagagattaaGAAAATGATAGCAGACATTGACAAGGAAGGAAGTGGCACCATCGACTTTGAAGACTTTTTGGCCATGATGACACAAAAAATG AGCGAAAAGGATTCACAGGAAGAAATCTTGAAAGCCTTCAGATTATTTGATGATGATGGGACAGGAAAAATTTCATTCAAAAACTTGAAAAGGGTTgccaaggagctgggagaaaatCTAACAGATGAAGAACTTCAG GAAATGATCGATGAAGCTGATCgagatggagatggagaagTAAGCGAGCAAGAATTCTTGAGAATCATGAAGAAAACTAGCTTATATTAA